Sequence from the Gloeocapsopsis dulcis genome:
CCATTTCTAAAGGCTTGGTAGAAGACGTTGAGTGCTGGAATAAACAGTACTAAGCTAAGATAGGCAACTGCTACGCCAATTAAAACAGCTTTTACCCACTTGGCATCTTTTTTCTTACTAGCTAAATTCCGGCTAGATGCACTAAGACTCATACCGTTTTCTCCAAGCTTGTATAACGTTAATGCCTACTAAAACCAACAGCGAAATTGCTAACAAGACTGTACCTAAAACTGTTGCGCCAGCATAGTCATATTGTTCTAGGCGCTGAAAAACTAATACAGATGTAATTAAATCTCTAAAGGGAATATTTGCAGCAACAATCACAATTGAGCCAAATTCGCCCACTGCCCGAGAAAATCCTAAAGCAATTCCTGTCAGGAGAGCAGGTAATAAAGGTGGCAAAATGACGCGCCAGAAGGTTTGGAGCTGAGTTGCACCGAGACTCCAAGCGGCTTCTTCTATGTCTTTTTCCATCTCCTGGAGGACTGGCTGTACCGCCCTCACGACGAACGGTAAGGAGATAAATAGCATCGCTATACCTACACCCCAGCGTGTAAAAGCAATTTGAATACCCCAGGGTGCAAGTAGCGAACCGATCCAGCCGTTCTGGCTATAAACTGTTGCCAAAGTCAAACCAGCTACTGCTGTTGGCAGTGCAAATGGGAGATCGATTGCTGCATCAACGATGCGCTTTAAGGGAAAATCAAATCTAACTAAAACCCAAGCAATCAATGTCCCAAACACTGCATTAATTAATGCAGTTACTAAAGCAGTTACAAATGTGACTTCGTATGTAGACAGGGCAACTGGATCGGTAGCAATTTGCCAAAACCGCGCAGGTGAGACGGTGCTTGCCATTAAAAACAAAGCTGCTGCTGGCAAAAACAGCATGATTGTTAAGTAACTCCAAGTAATCCGCCAAGCCCAAGAAATATTGCCAATGTGCCACAGCGGATTTCTAGATGACGTTCGTTTGATAGAGGGAGATACAGCCATAGAAAATTACAACTTATGAGTACAAACCTGAGTTATCTTCTGATACCTGCTTGAATCTGGTCAAAAATGGCACCGTCATCAAAAAATCTCTGTTGGATTTGATCCCATCCACCCATATCTTGGGCAGTGAAAAGAGTATCAATTTGGGGATACTGTTGAGCGACTTCTTCTGCTACTGTTGGATCAACTGGCCGAAACCCTACTCTGGCAAATTCACGCTGTGCTTCGGGAGTAAACAAGAATTCTACAAAGGCTTCTGCAACTTCCCGTGTTCCGTGTTTATCAACATTGGTATCCACAACAGCAATGGGGTTGTCGATAGAAATATTCACCTCTGGGACAACGTAAGGTAGATTTTGGTTATTCAAGCCAGCCAGAATCATTTCATTTTCGTAGTTAATCAGGACGTCTCCTTGTCCTTGCTTAAAGAACACATCAGTCGCTTCACGGGCGTCTCTAGGCAGTACAGGCGCATTCTGATAAACGTTGCGGGTTAATTCAAGGGCTTGATCGTCATTTCCACCTGTTTGGGTTACAGAACCCCATAGGGCAAGAAAGTTCCATCTAGCACCACCAGAGGTTTTGGGGTTAGCTGTAATGACGCTGACGTCATCTCTTGCTAAGTCTGCCCAATTTTGGACGTTTTTAGGATTACCATCGCGTGTAACTAAAGCAGCAACAGATTTATGTACAATCGCATTGTTGGGTGCTTCAGTTTCCCAGCCTGATTGAATTAAGCCAGCTTCTTCTATTCTTTCAGTATCTAGTGCTAAAGCTAAAGCTACTACATCTGCTTCTAAACCATCAATGACAGCACGAGCTTGCGAACCAGAACCACCGTAGCTTTGGTTAAAAGTAACGTTTTGATTGTGTTCTTGCTGCCATTGTTGCGTGAACTGCGGAATAATTTTTTCGTAGGCCGCTCTGGTGACAGCGTAAGAAACAAGCGTTAACTCAACATTTCCACCACCGTTAGCACCACCTCCAGCAGTTTGATTACCACCAGCACAGGATGCGACTGTTACACTTAATCCGACTCCTACCAAAAATAATGCAACGAACTTCCTCCAGGATGCTCTTAACCCTAGAATACTTTGCCGCAACCTCATGAAACCTTCTCCTTTAAACTCCGGTTACTCGGTCGGGATACCGGATTTAATTCCCTGGATGTCGATTATACACAGCAATTAATAGAAAAGCAACGAAACTCAGCAAGTGCGATCGCTGAGTTTCGGTATTGAATTATGACCTTGTATTTTAAAGAGGGCTATAGTTCTGATTCGCCCTGAATTTTGCGGCGAAAAGCTTCTTCCATAATTTTGATCCCTGTTTCATCCAAAGGTGCTGGATACTTTTTGGCATTAGGATCGCGACGATTCACAAATAACTCGTAAATTGCTTCATCATCATGAGTAGCGACGATATAAGCTCTTAGTTCAGCCCTACTCATTGTTTTAAAGTTAGGTTTGTTCATCAGCAAACTCCCAAAACCCGTTGCTATAAACGACGATTTCAAGATTTTCAGTGACTCCAGCTATCATAAATACTCTTCCAGTGCTGTCATCGTAGCGAAATAAATGAATAGGCTGGAAGCAGTTAGAAAGCATCTGACATACACGCAAACAAGCAAACGCTTGATCGACAGTTGGTTGAATGTAATATACCTCCTAATGTTAAAATTCTGCACTCAACGGCGATCGCGGGAAAGGAATCACATCGCGGATATTACCCATACCTGTCATAAATTGCACCAAACGCTCAAACCCTAAACCAAAGCCTGCATGAGGAACTGTACCGTAACGGCGTAAATCCAAATACCACCACAAATCAGCAGGATTCATGCCTTGAGCCTTAATTCTCCGTTCTAATACATCTAATCGTTCTTCCCGCTGCGAACCGCCGACAATTTCCCCAATTTTAGGTGCAAGAATATCCATTGCAGCAACGGTTTTTTCATCGTCGTTGAGCCGCATATAGAATGCTTTAATCTCGACAGGGTAGTCAGAAACGATAACGGGTTTTTTAAATA
This genomic interval carries:
- the cysT gene encoding sulfate ABC transporter permease subunit CysT codes for the protein MAVSPSIKRTSSRNPLWHIGNISWAWRITWSYLTIMLFLPAAALFLMASTVSPARFWQIATDPVALSTYEVTFVTALVTALINAVFGTLIAWVLVRFDFPLKRIVDAAIDLPFALPTAVAGLTLATVYSQNGWIGSLLAPWGIQIAFTRWGVGIAMLFISLPFVVRAVQPVLQEMEKDIEEAAWSLGATQLQTFWRVILPPLLPALLTGIALGFSRAVGEFGSIVIVAANIPFRDLITSVLVFQRLEQYDYAGATVLGTVLLAISLLVLVGINVIQAWRKRYES
- a CDS encoding sulfate ABC transporter substrate-binding protein, whose amino-acid sequence is MRLRQSILGLRASWRKFVALFLVGVGLSVTVASCAGGNQTAGGGANGGGNVELTLVSYAVTRAAYEKIIPQFTQQWQQEHNQNVTFNQSYGGSGSQARAVIDGLEADVVALALALDTERIEEAGLIQSGWETEAPNNAIVHKSVAALVTRDGNPKNVQNWADLARDDVSVITANPKTSGGARWNFLALWGSVTQTGGNDDQALELTRNVYQNAPVLPRDAREATDVFFKQGQGDVLINYENEMILAGLNNQNLPYVVPEVNISIDNPIAVVDTNVDKHGTREVAEAFVEFLFTPEAQREFARVGFRPVDPTVAEEVAQQYPQIDTLFTAQDMGGWDQIQQRFFDDGAIFDQIQAGIRR
- a CDS encoding DUF6888 family protein, which translates into the protein MLSNCFQPIHLFRYDDSTGRVFMIAGVTENLEIVVYSNGFWEFADEQT
- a CDS encoding DUF6887 family protein, with translation MNKPNFKTMSRAELRAYIVATHDDEAIYELFVNRRDPNAKKYPAPLDETGIKIMEEAFRRKIQGESEL